A window of Phragmites australis chromosome 15, lpPhrAust1.1, whole genome shotgun sequence genomic DNA:
CCGTCTTTTGCTCTTCCTTCGGCTTCCCTTGTCATCAAAATCACTGTCTGATGCAGATTCAGACTCAGACTCAGACGATTCTGATGATGTGCTATCCCTCCTGTGCCTTCTCTTCTTCTGTTTCCTTCTGTGTTGCCGCTTCTTTTCCTCGGAGTCCGAGGAACTGTATCTTGAGCTGCTTCCGGAAGAATACTTGGagcccgtcactgatgattcaGTGTCGGAGTCAAACACCGAAGCATCACTACTGTTTCTATCTGAATCACTTGACGAACGGTGTTTTCTATTGTTCTTTACCTTTTTTGTTTCCGACCTTTTCTTCTTCAacttttctttcatcaagttcctctcctcctccctttccttTGCAAGATCAGGATTCTCAAATTGATAAGAAACCGACACATTTTTCTTCAGCTTGGGATTCTTAAGCTGCTGCGTTCTTGAGGGCCACGACATGTACACCCGCTCATTTTTGCACTCGTATGTCCAATGCCCATGCTGGAAACACTTCTGACATTGGGTATATGCACCAACAGAAGAAGTTTCTGAAACTTTTGGTTTCACGGTACCGAGTTTTGCAGCCTTCTCTGTACTCATCAGATACATCTGCCTCTTAGCTTCCTTCCTCTCCTGCCAGCGGCTTGGACCTTCTTCCTTCTGCCCATAGGCATTGACATTGCGGGCAGCAGCGGTAGCAGCACGTTCAGCTTGAGCCCTGCTCAGTCCCTTGGCAGCTGATAACGTGGCTGCCTTTATTCGGTCAGCAGCAGCCAACTTATCATCATTTCCAGGCATCTTGATTCATCCGGAGAGAACCAAATTATCTAAAATCAGCAACCTCACTATCCTGCAATTGAAGTGGTGAGGTCATTTCATACCTTCagcggaaaaaaaaaagaggaacagCCTCAGGCTAGCCAAAATTCACAAATTCACGAACAAAAATTCAGACCCAGTTTTTTGTTCCTCTTACTGCAAGGATAACATAAGGCACAAACCTGGTCATGGCATCGGCACACACAATGTCACAGTGTGCTTGGTTGTTTAGGTTTATTCCATTTGGTACATTTTATTCCAGTTTTTGCACACTGGCCAAATAACTTACAGATTAAAAAGACAGATAGAACCTAATAAGCCAAATTATAC
This region includes:
- the LOC133893507 gene encoding uncharacterized protein LOC133893507 → MPGNDDKLAAADRIKAATLSAAKGLSRAQAERAATAAARNVNAYGQKEEGPSRWQERKEAKRQMYLMSTEKAAKLGTVKPKVSETSSVGAYTQCQKCFQHGHWTYECKNERVYMSWPSRTQQLKNPKLKKNVSVSYQFENPDLAKEREEERNLMKEKLKKKRSETKKVKNNRKHRSSSDSDRNSSDASVFDSDTESSVTGSKYSSGSSSRYSSSDSEEKKRQHRRKQKKRRHRRDSTSSESSESESESASDSDFDDKGSRRKSKRRGDKR